A genomic window from Pocillopora verrucosa isolate sample1 chromosome 7, ASM3666991v2, whole genome shotgun sequence includes:
- the LOC131770982 gene encoding uncharacterized protein has protein sequence MAAALELLKFFSCKRKAEQEFLGHQYRLKEEMAKKRFRREMEFETEASQPAVMSAIVITKSDRNERGPDELRNGNWWTDGYQNWDEESFKKRLRVSRDTFEFILSEIKDLIVKEPTRMKPHPTPPATQLALCLYRLAHGCTFLTVGDLFGVAESTAHIIFQDVCKAIVGCLYDRFVYLPRNLQEWSQELEIFLGNWEFPCVGA, from the coding sequence atggcggccgcgcttgaacttctcaaatttttttcctgtaagAGAAAGGCAGAACAAGAGTTTTTAGGTCACCAATATAGGTTAAAGGAAGAAATGGCAAAGAAACGTTTTCGTAGGGAGATGGAGTTCGAAACTGAAGCTTCACAGCCCGCTGTTATGTCAGCAATCGTGATTACAAAAAGCGACAGAAACGAGCGTGGTCCTGATGAGTTGAGGAACGGAAATTGGTGGACAGACGGATATCAAAACTGGGATGAAGAATCTTTCAAGAAAAGGTTAAGGGTGTCTCGAGACACTTTTGAATTTATTCTAAGCGAAATTAAAGACCTTATCGTGAAGGAGCCCACTCGCATGAAGCCTCACCCTACTCCGCCTGCTACCCAGTTGGCTTTATGTCTATACAGACTAGCACACGGGTGCACGTTTTTGACCGTTGGAGATCTCTTTGGAGTTGCAGAATCAACTGCTCACATCATTTTCCAAGACGTTTGTAAGGCCATTGTGGGATGTTTGTATGACAGATTCGTTTACCTGCCAAGAAATCTACAAGAGTGGAGTCAAGAACTGGAAATTTTTCTGGGAAATTGGGAGTTTCCTTGTGTTGGGGCGTGA